The Chroicocephalus ridibundus chromosome 3, bChrRid1.1, whole genome shotgun sequence genome includes the window CTTTATACAATAAGCAGGCTCAACATCCTACTTCAGAATGATGCAGTGGCAAGAGAATATGAGCCTCAACTTATATATCCTTCAAGGCCACAGACAGAATTGTGAATTATTactatttgttgttttaaatcaCAGAAACCTCATTCTAACCTAAATTCTATTACCCtgatgctgtgcaaacactgcaGAGTTATACTGCAGCTCCTCTGGGATGCTGTTGTAAGCAAAGTTGTTGCTTTTGTATCAGACAGTATGGTTAAAACAGATCACTTCAAATGCATTATCTTTTCAGGGATCCATCTAACCTTTTGGATATGTTTCTATTTTTACACAGTATTCCTCATAGGCTCAGtgatctttattatttttctctcgGTCCTTGATTATAAGGAATGTTATTAGCAACGCTTTGCTCATCAGCTAAACCTGCAACCATTTTCATGCTCTTCCAAAcgcaaaacaaaatcttaaattAGGCTTCTTACTTCAGTAAAGGTGTGTCAAGTCAGTCCCAGTGGCTCATGTTACATGTGGCAACTTAGTATACCACTGTAATTGGATTATTTTTAGCATATGCCCATTTCCTCAAAGGTACAGGTGGGGCCTGCCTCTATTCTCTTCATTGATCTCAAAGGTCTTGGCTAGATAAGATGAAGAACCTGGACGGCTTTACCTTTTTTTAAGGGACAATTGGATGAAAGGGGTTCAAACTTCAAtgagtatttccttttttttttccccaccctcaaTGTAGGAGCAACATATTTTGATGCAACCTAAACTCTTTGACAAATAATTCAATCCATATCAGTAATAGCCTCCTCTAAACTGAATCTGTTATCCTGTGCAAGACTTAAATACATTAACTTAGATTTGTGTCAAGTTAAACAAAGGAAACTTTCTTGCGTGTAGGATTCCTTCTACACACCCATTTCCTGGTAGGTTTCTGTACTTTTTGCTGACCTTTTATTGCTGCCCACAAGACAGACACTCTTCTGCCAGCACCTCAATATCCCTGCTCTCAAAAGATTCGTCATGGATTTATACTGAAGTATAAAATGCGATTGCTCAGATATTGTCATATATCCAgcccaatatatatatatataaaacagatTTGGAAAAACACAGGTTTTCCAACAAGTGTTTATACTTCCATTTAATATGGGAATACTTTCCCATTATATAGTAATAATATGaagtacagaaaaaagaaattattaagaTAATGATCTGGGAAAGAGAAATCTCAGTGTTTTAAGAGAGTCATCTCCTGCATCTAGTGGAAACAGCATATatgctttatatatttaaaattgtacATAGTACCGTAATACATATGACATAATTTTCCAGTTTCCTGGAAGGGAGTCATGAAAGCCATTTACAAACAACTAGCTCATATTTTCTCCAGAGTAGATCACATGAAATACATGTAGAAACTGGAGTAAGGAGGGATTGTGTAGCAGTGCCattaaaacagtcaaaaaaaGCACTGATCCTGCAGTTGAATCTGAGTAGTCATACACCTGAGCAAGATCAAGAACAATTTCTCCAAAAAGTCTGATCAAAATCCACTAATAAAATCAGACAGAACAATAATAGTACCTTTTAAAGAGTTTGACAGTACAGTAAGAACATCGAAAATATCTCTGTTTTATCAATTACATTCCAACAAAAATCATAATCTGAATTACAAGTATACTGCATAGCTGCGTAAGCACCAAGATAATAAAAGGTAAAAACTTATCCATCAAGTCCCTCTGATAAATGGTCCCCTAcacaaatgcaatttttaaatttatatttatgtaCTTTTGGCAAGAGGTACAGATTCCATAAAAGATAAATCACtgcaaagcctgaaaaaaaattctacaacTTGAAAAAAAGATCAAAGGTAGGGCATTTTCTAGTGGTCTGATACATGATAAATTCTGCCAATAAATTCTGGTTTTAGAAATGGCAAAATTCACTCCAGTTCCTGAGATAAACTGCAGATCAATTGTGAAGATTTACCAGATCGTACCACACTCTCTTTCTCACCTTCTTTTACACACTGCAAACAAGGTTTGAGCTGAAGCTTCTGCTAAACTTACAAGTCAGCAAAGCATGTGAAAGATCAAAAcattcaaattttcttttctgctacaAAAACAAGAGACTGGCGATGTAGGTCAGAGACAGATAGACTTTAGCCACAGTCTGTCAAAATAATTTCTAGACAGAGGCAGTTCTTTTAAATTAGCTGCACTTGCACCTTTTAAATTAATCTAATTCTTTGTTTCTATCCTGTTTTCACTGACAACTGTGCTTTTACTCATCCATCTGCTGTTGAAGAAAGCATACCGAACACGAGTTCAAAATCCTAGGGTCGAATCTTTTAAAAGAGCGTGAGTCACCTAACTGCTCAGCACATCTCTGGAACCGTCAGTGTGCTTCATTACCACTAGCCGTATAGTCAGTTCCTAACTTAGAATTAATTTTGTGCTCCATCTTCTGTAAAACTGCTGGAAGATCCAGAACAGAAGAAATGATATAATGAGGTACTGGGGAGATATCTACCGGGGTAGTCATTGCTTTGTTCAACCAGACAGTCGCCTGCAAGCCGGCGTTCAGGCCTCCTTGAATATCTGTGTCTAGAGAGTCCCCAACCATCACACACTCTGCCGGCTGCACCCCCAGGAGGTCGCAACAGTAATGAAATATGGATGGGGctggtttctcttctttctgctctcCCCCCACCACAATGGCGTCGAAGTAGGGCTGGCAGCCGCAGGCTTCGATCTTTTCCCGCTGCGTCTGCTTGTCGCCGTTGGTCAGGAGGAGCAGGTGGAGGCCTTTCCGCAGCTCGGTGAGCATGCCCCGCGTGTCCTCGGACAAGGTGAGGTGCTGGAGCCGGGTTGTTTTCCACAGGAAATAGCACTCGGCGGCCAGGTGCCGGTTGGCCTCCCCGCCGGTGGTCTCCTGGATGGCCTCCTCCCAGTGGGAGATCCGCAGGTCGGTGATGCACATCTTGGCGGGGTCGTGGCACTCCTTGAGGAGCTTGGCCTGCACCTTGTCGCAGATGAGGCGGGCCTCCCCCTCGCCGTAGTGGTGCTTCGACTGCAGGGCCTTTATCACCTGCAACAGGCGAGAGAGGCCCTCGTCAGCCCGCTCCCAGCGCCGTTAACGGCCGCTCTGCGGCTCGGGTCGGGGCCGGGCAGGCGGCACGGCGGCCGCtgcccccggtgccggcggggccgagggggtgaagggaggggggggacacaggacaaGGGCAGTACCTCCTCGATggcgcgccgccccgccgccgccgtgtCCACCAGCGTGTTGTCCAAGTCGAAGAACACCGCCTTGACGCCGTGCGCCCCCATGGCGCCGCCTCTCGCGGGAGCCGCCCCGCTCTAACGGCCGAGCCGCCGGGGCGGAGGGAAGCGCCCCGACCGCCGCCACAGCCGCCCGTACCGGCGCGCGGcaggggcgggggcggccggggccggccccGGACCTGCTCCGCCCTTCGCCGGCGCTAGGCGGGGCCTCGGCCGGCGGCGGGGTGTCGCGTCAGGCCCGTGAGGCCGCGGGGAGGAGTGGCTGCCTCGTCGCGCTGCCGTTAAACGCGCTCCCCGGTGCGGGCCGGGCTGTGGGTGGAGCCCGCCGGGAGAGGAGGGTGGAAAGGGCGCAGGGCCCTGGAGCGGGGTTGTGAGGAGACCCTGCCGGGAtccccggggggtgggggtgtgctggggcgggctgggggaagaa containing:
- the NANP gene encoding N-acylneuraminate-9-phosphatase — translated: MGAHGVKAVFFDLDNTLVDTAAAGRRAIEEVIKALQSKHHYGEGEARLICDKVQAKLLKECHDPAKMCITDLRISHWEEAIQETTGGEANRHLAAECYFLWKTTRLQHLTLSEDTRGMLTELRKGLHLLLLTNGDKQTQREKIEACGCQPYFDAIVVGGEQKEEKPAPSIFHYCCDLLGVQPAECVMVGDSLDTDIQGGLNAGLQATVWLNKAMTTPVDISPVPHYIISSVLDLPAVLQKMEHKINSKLGTDYTASGNEAH